ACGACAACCGGTTTGTCTTCTTTATAAGTTACGCCGTACCATTTATCTGCCGACGGAAGAACCGCTGCTGTTGCGCGGTCTGCCTCCAGAAGATTGCTTACGACTGCCGGCAGGAAATATTCACACTTCATCGGATTTTCAGTAAGTCCTTTCTTCAGGAACTGTGGAAATTCTGCTTTCAGCTCGTCCAGTATGCTTCTCGTAAATCCCCACATATTCATGGAAACCAGTGTATCCTCTGGTAAATTTTCCCAGGTTTCGCCATCATTTTCGGTAAACGCAATCTTACCGTCACGCTTCTCAATGCGGGTTCTTTCGGTAATATTTACCAGTTCCCCTTCTTCATTGGTCGTACAGATTCCTCTTGCCACATGACCATTGTCTGTTACTGTATTCTTCAGAAGATATCCGACCATCGCATAACGATACTTATCATCATCCTCATGCTCAGACAGATAATTATAAATTGCTTCAAACGCATGTCTTCCATAATAATCATCTGCATTGATAACAGCAAATGGCCCGTCGATCTCATCAATGCAGCTGAGGACTGCATGTCCGGTTCCCCACGGTTTCACTCTGCCTTCCGGAACTTCAAAACCTTCCGGAATGTTGTTGATATCCTGAAATACATAAGAAACCTCCATATATTTTGCCATACGGTTTCCTACTGCTTCTCTGAAACTGTCTTCATTTTCTTTCTTTATAATAAAAATAACCTTCTCAAATCCGGCTCTTTTTGCATCAAACAGGGAAAAATCCATAATGATGTGTCCCTC
The sequence above is drawn from the Coprococcus comes ATCC 27758 genome and encodes:
- a CDS encoding sugar phosphate nucleotidyltransferase → MKKPVLVIMAAGMGSRYGGLKQIDPVDKEGHIIMDFSLFDAKRAGFEKVIFIIKKENEDSFREAVGNRMAKYMEVSYVFQDINNIPEGFEVPEGRVKPWGTGHAVLSCIDEIDGPFAVINADDYYGRHAFEAIYNYLSEHEDDDKYRYAMVGYLLKNTVTDNGHVARGICTTNEEGELVNITERTRIEKRDGKIAFTENDGETWENLPEDTLVSMNMWGFTRSILDELKAEFPQFLKKGLTENPMKCEYFLPAVVSNLLEADRATAAVLPSADKWYGVTYKEDKPVVVEAIRNLKKEGLYPENLWEE